The following coding sequences are from one Capsicum annuum cultivar UCD-10X-F1 chromosome 3, UCD10Xv1.1, whole genome shotgun sequence window:
- the LOC107863696 gene encoding L-aspartate oxidase, chloroplastic — MATGIASGSGQLHLREPVSWRISYGKAHSHSNLILNRMQNQINWSSGISKLLQVHRSNYSQCQVKINWKSRGGTIKSYLREGSTRYFDFAVIGSGIAGLRYALEVAKHGSVAVITKAEPHESNTNYAQGGVSAVLCPKDSVESHMQDTIVAGAYLCDEETVRVVCTEGPERIRELIAMGASFDHGEDGNLHLAREGGHSHCRIVHAADMTGREIERALLEAVVKDPNIYVFQHHFAIDLLTTQDGSDIVCHGIDTINTETQEVIRFISKATLLASGGAGHIYPSTTNPPVRVSISSPPKCCWL, encoded by the exons ATGGCAACTGGTATAGCTTCAGGAAGCGGACAATTACATTTGAGGGAGCCTGTCTCCTGGAGGATTAGCTATGGAAAAGCTCATTCTCATTCCAATTTGATCCTGAACCGCATGCAAAACCAAATCAATTG GTCTTCTGGGATCTCCAAACTCTTGCAAGTTCATAGAAGTAACTATTCACAATGTCAAGTGAAAATAAACTGGAAGTCTCGCGGAGGAACAATCAAATCATACCTGAGAGAAGGCTCAACTAGGTATTTTGATTTTGCTGTGATTGGTAGTGGAATTGCTGGCCTTCGATATGCTCTTGAGGTTGCCAAACATGGATCTGTGGCTGTGATAACCAAGGCCGAGCCTCATGAGAGTAACACTAACTATGCTCAAGGTGGTGTAAGTGCCGTGCTCTGCCCTAAGGATTCAGTGGAGAGCCACATGCAAGATACAATTGTGGCAGGTGCTTACCTCTGTGATGAGGAGACAGTTAGA GTTGTGTGTACTGAAGGACCCGAGAGAATTAGAGAACTGATTGCTATGGGTGCTTCGTTCGATCATGGGGAGGACGGCAATCTCCATCTAGCCAGGGAAGGGGGCCACTCCCATTGCCGAATAGTCCATGCTGCTGATATGACAGGCAGAGAGATAGAAAGGGCCCTATTAGAGGCAGTTGTTAAGGATCCTAATATATATGTGTTTCAACACCATTTTGCTATAGATTTGTTGACCACTCAG GATGGTTCTGACATAGTTTGTCATGGCATTGATACTATAAACACGGAAACACAAGAG GTCATAAGATTCATTTCAAAAGCGACTTTGCTGGCATCTGGTGGAGCTGGGCATATCTATCCAAGTACTACTAATCCGCCAGTACGGGTTTCAATATCTTCTCCTCCAAAATGTTGTTGGTTATAG